Below is a genomic region from Paenibacillus rhizovicinus.
GAGGCAACGGGAAGCCCTAAACCCCGGGCGTCAAGCGACGTCGTGGCCGTAGCCAAGAGGCATGTCAAAGCAGGAGAGACGCTTGATGGCATGGGCGGCGAATCGGTGCGTGCGCATTTGGTGGCGGCTGTCGGTTCTTCGGCAGATGACGGACTCCCTTATGCGCTCGCTCAGCATGTGGTTGCCGGCGTAGATATTCCGAAGGGAACGATGATCACCTACGGTATGCTGCGGGAACGGGGCACTGATTTCATTTGGCGGTTGAGGGAAATTCAAGACGGTTTGAACGAATTCTAATCCGGAACGATCAACAATCCGTTCGCTTCTATACGAGGCCGAATGGATTGTTTTTTGTTGCGCCCTTATAGCGAACTGCCATTGAAAAGTGATAGGTTTCATTGCTTGCTCTCATAGGAACGGTTCCCCTTCTTTTCTATACTAAATGTAACCGGTCAAGAGGAGGGAAAAAGTTGGAGGCACAGCAATCCATCCTTGCAGCGACGGAACAAACCAAGCGTACTTCGAAGCCGAAGCTGCTCGAGATATTAAGAAACCAGTGGGATTTGCAGCTCATGATCATCCCTTCCATCGTGCTGATCTTTATTTTCAGCTACATTCCGATGTACGGCGTGCTGATGGCGTTTCAGGACTACAACATGTTCGAAGGCTTCTGGGCAAGCCCATGGGTGGGATTCAAGCATTTCCGGATGTTTGTCGAGGCGCCCGAGTTTTGGCAAATCATGCGCAATACCATCATGATCAGCCTGCTCAAGCTGTTCTTCGGATTTCCGGCACCGATCGTATTGGCGCTGCTGCTGAACGAAATCAGAAGCATGGTGTTTAAGCGAATCGTGCAAACCGTCAGCTATTTGCCGCATTTCCTATCGTGGGTGATCGTAGCCGGTTTTGCGATGTCCATGCTCTCCACCGATAACGGGAGCATCAACATTTTGCTGCAGCAGCTTCACTTGATCAAGGAGCCGATTAATTTCTTGTCCATGCCGGAATATTTCTGGACTATCATCGTAACGACGGGCATTTGGAAGGATATCGGCTTCGCGACGATCGTGTACCTCGCGGCCATCGCCGGCGTTGACCCGCACTTGTATGAATCGGCTTCGATCGACGGGGCGAGCCGCTTCCGGATGATGATTCTGATTACGATCCCGTGCATCATGCCGGTTGTCATTATCTTTCTGATCTTGGCGGTAGGCGGAATTTTGAATGCGGGCTTCGATGACCTGCTGCTGCTTGGGAGCAACCCGATTCTACGCGATGTCTCCGATGTCATCGACACGTATGTGTATCGCGTCGGTATCCTGAGCAACCGGTACTCGTATGCAACGGCTGCCGGACTATTCAAGGCAGTCATCAGCGTCGGGCTGCTCGTACTGGCCAACCGCATTGCCCGCCGCATGGGGTCGAGCTTGTGGTAATCCGCCAGATCCCGGCAGCGATTAATACAAGAAGGAGCGACCGTTTATGCATTTGAGCAGCGGAGACCGCGTCTTACAGTTCTGTATTTATATCGTTCTCGTCATTCTCGCCTTCGTGACGCTGTATCCGTTCTGGAACAGTCTGATCATCTCCCTTAATTCGGGGACGGATACGTCGCTTGGCGGCGTCACGTTCTGGCCCCGCGATTTTACGATGATCAACTACAAAATCGTGTTCAGGGATGAACGCCTGCTGCATGCCTTCCTCGTCTCGGTCCTGAGAACGGTCATCGGTACTTTTCTGGCTATCTTCTGCACCTCGATTTTCGCCTATGCGATGTCCCGCAGAGGCGTGGCCGGCAAGAAGTTTTACATGATCTTTTGCATCATCACGATGTATTTCAGCGGCGGATTAATCCCATTCTTCCTCGTTTGCCGCGCGCTCGGCATGATGGACTCCTTCTGGGTCATGATTATCCCCGGGTTGATCAGCGTATGGAACATGATTATCTTTCGGACCTTCTTCATGGAGCTGCCGGAAGGACTCGAAGAATCCGCCAAAATCGACGGCGCGAACCATTTCAGCATTTACTTCCGCATCTTTTTGCCGTTGTCCGGTCCTGTCGTAGCGACGCTCTCGTTGTTCACGGCAGTCGGCCATTGGAACGACTGGTTCACGGCGACGATCTTCATCAATAATCCGGATCTGATCCCGATTCAAACGCTGCTGAATCAGATTCTGAATTCCAATATCGTTTCGGAACAATTGGCGCAAGCTTCGGGAGGCAACGCCTCGGCGCTGGACGCATTGGACCGGTTGAAGTCGGTAACGACGAAATCGCTATCTTCGGCCACGATGATGGTGGCTACCCTGCCGATCATATTGGTTTACCCGTTCGTGCAGAAATATTTCGTCAAAGGCGTGCTCGTTGGCTCACTGAAGGGCTGATCGAACGATAGAGTCGGTGATAAGCTGGTAAGAAAAGCTTGCACATACATTCCGTAAACAGGGGGTATTCAATTGAAGGCCGGAAAAATGTGGTCGGCAGTACTTGTAAGCATGCTCGGCGCGGCTCTTATTCTATCCGCATGCAGCAATGGCAATGGCAATGACAATGGCAAAGGGAAAGAGACGAATGCCAAGGCGGAAGCAAACAGCCCGAAAGCCGGGACGGCTGACAAGAGCGAGGACGAACCGATTAAAGCGGAGCCGCTGACATTCTCGTATTTCGGAAATTACGACTGGTGGGGAATCACTTCGTGGGGACAAGATATGATCTCCAAATGGATCACGGAGAAGATGGGCGTAACGGTCAAGGAGGTCGCTACCGGAGGCGCGTCGCAAGCCAAGCTCAATACGATGATTGCATCCAACAACCTCCCCGATCTCATCTTGATGGACCGCGGGCCGGGCGTAGAGCGTTTGCGGGCAGCAGGGGCATTAGTGCCGCTTGATGATTATTTGGATAAATACCCGAACTTCAAGCAATACGTCGGGGAAGCCACGTTGAACCTGCTTCGTTCCCCGGATGGCAAACTGTATCAGCTGCCGAACTACTATACGTCCACGCCCAACGG
It encodes:
- a CDS encoding ABC transporter permease gives rise to the protein MIIPSIVLIFIFSYIPMYGVLMAFQDYNMFEGFWASPWVGFKHFRMFVEAPEFWQIMRNTIMISLLKLFFGFPAPIVLALLLNEIRSMVFKRIVQTVSYLPHFLSWVIVAGFAMSMLSTDNGSINILLQQLHLIKEPINFLSMPEYFWTIIVTTGIWKDIGFATIVYLAAIAGVDPHLYESASIDGASRFRMMILITIPCIMPVVIIFLILAVGGILNAGFDDLLLLGSNPILRDVSDVIDTYVYRVGILSNRYSYATAAGLFKAVISVGLLVLANRIARRMGSSLW
- a CDS encoding carbohydrate ABC transporter permease, producing the protein MHLSSGDRVLQFCIYIVLVILAFVTLYPFWNSLIISLNSGTDTSLGGVTFWPRDFTMINYKIVFRDERLLHAFLVSVLRTVIGTFLAIFCTSIFAYAMSRRGVAGKKFYMIFCIITMYFSGGLIPFFLVCRALGMMDSFWVMIIPGLISVWNMIIFRTFFMELPEGLEESAKIDGANHFSIYFRIFLPLSGPVVATLSLFTAVGHWNDWFTATIFINNPDLIPIQTLLNQILNSNIVSEQLAQASGGNASALDALDRLKSVTTKSLSSATMMVATLPIILVYPFVQKYFVKGVLVGSLKG